Proteins encoded within one genomic window of Lynx canadensis isolate LIC74 chromosome B4, mLynCan4.pri.v2, whole genome shotgun sequence:
- the PROSER2 gene encoding proline and serine-rich protein 2 has protein sequence MPVSRQQSESSEMEPDASPGGRLGDLSRGGSLESGSSGSRARSVTLDDESLKYLTHEEKDVILFFEETIDSLEDDCEEQVLCDSGVHSHSPGSLDESASSHSEPGDVIDLVQPAPEEGEPEFLPAVTETAGAGPAGKEDSPVLECGKPEAQGRPSPDPEAPEAPPVLPSQPVAASTTEPPRRELPASAAPAEHPKLPRSVPTPLVIAQKMSEKLAGSETFSPASPTEEGRPGEWRTLPSATPRTGGRLPWHRHPAQPVPKVHRFPSNISVTNSAGKEFNKTISRAAVSVQERKARVLANINGVSFLSPGDPEGRAPGGDLAEQGSSGSPEQGPRGRSEAGPVHEAVSVQAGGQPGAQRSRGVQTERSPPLANGFQSIHDVLKSEPSAFVSTGKTVTFRPDPALTSKLARQNASKSFYEHRQPDCGQDARKRSGSLPRAVGFRPQGITVQFSGRGSTEEARREALRKLGLLKENL, from the exons GATGATGAGAGCCTCAAGTACCTGACACATGAGGAAAAGGATGTCATCCTgttttttgaagagactattGATTCCCTGGAAGATGATTGTGAGGAGCAAGTCCTGTGTGACAGCGGCGTGCACTCCCACTCTCCAGGGTCTCTGGACGAGAGCGCTTCCAGTCACTCGGAGCCAGGAGATGTCATCGATTTAGTGCAGCCGGCACCTGAGGAGGGGGAACCCGAGTTCCTCCCGGCTGTGACTGAGACAGCAG GGGCTGGCCCTGCCGGGAAGGAAGACAGTCCTGTCCTCGAATGCGGGAAACCAGAAGCCCAGGGTCGTCCATCACCAGACCCCGAGGCTCCAGAGGCCCCTCCTGTGCTGCCCTCCCAGCCGGTGGCCGCCTCGACGACAGAGCCCCCCAGGAGAGAGCTGCCGGCCTCCGCTGCTCCCGCGGAGCACCCCAAACTGCCCCGCTCCGTTCCCACCCCCCTGGTTATCGCTCAGAAAATGTCCGAGAAGTTGGCGGGAAGTGAAACATTTTCACCGGCGTCCCCCACCGAGGAGGGCAGGCCCGGGGAGTGGAGGACGCTGCCCTCGGCGACCCCTCGGACGGGGGGCCGCCTCCCGTGGCACAGACACCCGGCGCAGCCGGTGCCCAAGGTTCACCGCTTCCCCAGCAACATCAGCGTGACCAACAGCGCGGGGAAGGAGTTCAACAAGACCATCTCCAGGGCGGCGGTCAGCGTGCAGGAGCGGAAGGCCCGGGTGTTGGCCAACATCAACGGGGTCTCTTTCCTGTCCCCGGGGGACCCTGAAGGCCGGGCCCCCGGGGGTGACCTCGCGGAGCAGGGGAGCAGCGGCTCTCCGGAGCAGGGGCCGCGTGGCCGGAGCGAGGCCGGCCCCGTCCATGAAGCCGTGTCCGTGCAGGCCGGCGGGCAGCCCGGCGCTCAGCGGTCCCGAGGCGTGCAGACGGAACGGTCCCCGCCGCTGGCCAACGGCTTCCAGAGCATCCACGACGTCCTGAAGAGCGAGCCCAGTGCCTTCGTCTCGACCGGAAAAACTGTCACCTTCCGTCCAGACCCGGCTCTCACCAGCAAACTCGCTCGCCAGAACGCCAGCAAGAGCTTTTATGAGCACCGGCAGCCGGACTGCGGCCAGGATGCTAGGAAGCGGTCAGGGTCACTGCCCAGGGCTGTGGGCTTCAGACCCCAGGGCATCACCGTCCAGTTCTCTGGCCGCGGTTCCACGGAGGAGGCCCGCCGGGAGGCCCTGCGGAAGCTCGGCCTCCTCAAGGAGAACTTGTGA